The Ranitomeya imitator isolate aRanImi1 chromosome 8, aRanImi1.pri, whole genome shotgun sequence genome window below encodes:
- the MYSM1 gene encoding deubiquitinase MYSM1 isoform X2: protein MAEEADVDIEGDVTDPCRGNHESLSSAITSDPDPDPAWRREDLLTPWTLDSTISAENRAVIEKMLLEEEYYFPTKPSAAKFWSEAKDGDKPCIKRSPQKKVARVPARSPSKSGSSSVKWSAEEKDLFEQGLVKFGRRWTSIARLIGSRTVLQVKSYARQYYKNKCKVEDGKKDSPVLNLLGLEDPGGDELSAFRGRADPNLNAVKIETLSDDEEIDITDELQEGPAAVGDPHYPRETPTEDVEHKATEQGEGPRTDGLCQATGHNGGSPRVSATHRDTPVHSPQQEAPNPEAPLAPDQNDCPPSLPSPEQEQQEEEDELRPPEQEVEIEREFISEEEKQAISEFFEGRQAKTPERYLRIRNYILEQWKNCKPNYLNKTSVRPGLKNCGDVNCIGRIHTYLELIGAINFGSEQAVYNRPRPVDRSKCKMGKDALEAYELAHSLQSMRTRRRRVRDPWGNWCDARDLEGQTFEHLSAEELAIRREKMKQSKCHKGSRPSKSSFDPFQLIPCSDFTEEKQAPFHVKVSAEAMLILDLHAHVSMAEVIGLLGGRYSEAERIVEICAAEPCNSLSTGLQCEMDPVSQTLASEALHLRGYSVIGWYHSHPAFDPNPSLRDIDTQAKYQSYFSRGGAKFLGMIISPYNRSNPLPQSQLSCLVISDDLSDDGAYRIPYRFDVEHLPGKPRWEIVFEKTRWIIEKYRHSHSVPMTRRFRQDCDLTCLQKLLSCLRRTLVHSACTLFADEFLNRIEDYFLNSYINMADEKEPGEVLPPEDTGGE, encoded by the exons ATGGCGGAGGAGGCGGATGTGGACATAGAGGGAGATGTGACTGATCCGTGCAGGGg AAACCACGAAAGTCTGAGCTCAGCGATCACCTCAGATCCCGACCCAGACCCCGCATGGAGGCGAGAAGACCTCCTGACT CCGTGGACCCTGGACAGCACAATCAGCGCTGAGAACCGTGCCGTCATAGAGAAGATGCTGCTGGAAGAGGA ATATTATTTCCCTACTAAGCCGTCTGCAGCCAAGTTCTGGTCTGAAGCTAAAGATGGAGACAAACCCTGCATCAAAAG GAGTCCGCAGAAGAAAGTGGCGCGAGTTCC GGCCAGATCCCCATCTAAGTCCGGCAGCAGCTCCGTGAAGTGGAGCGCGGAGGAAAAGGATCTGTTCGAGCAAGGACTG GTCAAGTTTGGCAGACGTTGGACCAGCATTGCCAGACTGATCGGGAGCCGCACCGTGCTACAAGTGAAGAGCTACGCCAGGCAGTACTACAAGAATAAG TGTAAGGTGGAAGATGGAAAGAAAGATTCTCCTGTTCTTAATCTTCTCGGTCTGGAGGATCCCGGAGGGGATGAGCTGTCCGCGTTTCGAGGCCGAGCCGACCCCAATCTCAATGCTGTAAAGATCGAGACGTTGTCGGATGATGAAGAAATCGATATAACGGACGAGCTGCAGGAGGGGCCGGCTGCAGTTGGGGACCCTCACTACCCACGAGAGACTCCAACAGAGGACGTGGAGCATAAAGCCACTGAGCAGGGAGAGGGGCCAAGGACTGACGGCTTGTGTCAGGCGACAGGCCACAATGGCGGCTCTCCCCGTGTGTCTGCGACCCACCGCGACACTCCGGTTCACAGTCCCCAGCAGGAGGCACCGAATCCTGAGGCTCCACTTGCCCCAGACCAGAACGACTGTCCTCCCTCATTACCTTCTCCTGAGCAGGAACAGCAGGAGGAAGAGGACGAGCTGAGACCTCCAGAGCAAGAAGTGGAAATCGAGCGGGAGTTTATATCCGAGGAGGAAAAGCAGGCCATCTCTGAGTTCTTCGAGGGCCGGCAAGCGAAAACTCCGGAGCGATATCTTCGGATCCGTAATTACATCTTGGAGCAATG GAAAAATTGTAAACCAAATTATCTAAACAAAACGTCGGTGCGTCCGGGGCTGAAGAACTGCGGCGATGTGAACTGCATCGGGCGCATCCACACCTACCTGGAATTAATTGGCGCCATTAACTTCGGCTCCG AGCAAGCCGTCTACAACCGGCCGCGACCCGTGGACAGAAGCAAGTGTAAAATGGGCAAGGACGCGCTGGAAGCCTACGAGTTGGCTCATAGCCTGCAGTCTATG CGCACCAGAAGAAGACGCGTCCGAGACCCCTGGGGAAACTGGTGTGACGCCAGAGACCTGGAAGGACAGACATTTGAG CATCTCTCGGCAGAGGAGCTAGCAATCAGACGGGAGAAGATGAAACAGTCAAAGTGCCACAAAGGATCAAGACCATCCAAGAG CTCCTTCGACCCTTTCCAGCTGATTCCCTGCTCGGACTTCACAGAGGAGAAACAG GCGCCATTTCACGTTAAAGTATCAGCGGAGGCCATGTTGATTTTAGATTTG CACGCTCACGTGTCCATGGCGGAAGTCATCGGCCTGTTAGGTGGGAGATATTCAGAAGCCGAGCGTATTGTAGAA ATCTGCGCCGCGGAGCCGTGTAACAGTCTCAGCACCGGACTTCAGTGTGAGATGGATCCCGTGTCCCAGACCCTGGCGTCCGAGGCCCTGCACCTGCGCGGCTACAGCGTCATCGGGTGGTACCACTCCCACCCGGCGTTTGACCCCAACCCTTCACTCCGAGATATCGATACTCAGGCCAAGTACCAG AGTTATTTTTCTCGGGGTGGAGCAAAGTTTTTGGGGATGATTATAAGTCCGTATAATCGCAGTAATCCCCTGCCGCAGTCCCAGCTCTCCTGCCTGGTGATAAGTGACGATCTCAGCGACGATGGAGCATACA GAATACCGTACAGGTTTGATGTAGAGCATTTACCCGGGAAACCTCGCTGGGAAATCGTGTTTGAGAAGACAAGGTGGATCATTGAGAAGTATCGACATTCCCACAG CGTTCCGATGACTAGACGCTTTCGCCAAGACTGCGACCTGACGTGCTTACAGAAG CTCCTGTCGTGTCTGAGGAGGACGCTGGTCCATTCGGCGTGCACGCTGTTCGCGGATGAATTCCTGAACAGGATCGAGGATTATTTCCTCAACAGCTATATAAATATGGCCGATGAGAAGGAGCCGGGGGAAGTGCTGCCCCCCGAGGACACTGGAGGGGAGTGA
- the MYSM1 gene encoding deubiquitinase MYSM1 isoform X1 translates to MAEEADVDIEGDVTDPCRGNHESLSSAITSDPDPDPAWRREDLLTPWTLDSTISAENRAVIEKMLLEEEYYFPTKPSAAKFWSEAKDGDKPCIKRSPQKKVARVPARSPSKSGSSSVKWSAEEKDLFEQGLVKFGRRWTSIARLIGSRTVLQVKSYARQYYKNKCKVEDGKKDSPVLNLLGLEDPGGDELSAFRGRADPNLNAVKIETLSDDEEIDITDELQEGPAAVGDPHYPRETPTEDVEHKATEQGEGPRTDGLCQATGHNGGSPRVSATHRDTPVHSPQQEAPNPEAPLAPDQNDCPPSLPSPEQEQQEEEDELRPPEQEVEIEREFISEEEKQAISEFFEGRQAKTPERYLRIRNYILEQWKNCKPNYLNKTSVRPGLKNCGDVNCIGRIHTYLELIGAINFGSEQAVYNRPRPVDRSKCKMGKDALEAYELAHSLQSMRTRRRRVRDPWGNWCDARDLEGQTFEHLSAEELAIRREKMKQSKCHKGSRPSKSSFDPFQLIPCSDFTEEKQAPFHVKVSAEAMLILDLHAHVSMAEVIGLLGGRYSEAERIVEICAAEPCNSLSTGLQCEMDPVSQTLASEALHLRGYSVIGWYHSHPAFDPNPSLRDIDTQAKYQSYFSRGGAKFLGMIISPYNRSNPLPQSQLSCLVISDDLSDDGAYRIPYRFDVEHLPGKPRWEIVFEKTRWIIEKYRHSHSSVPMTRRFRQDCDLTCLQKLLSCLRRTLVHSACTLFADEFLNRIEDYFLNSYINMADEKEPGEVLPPEDTGGE, encoded by the exons ATGGCGGAGGAGGCGGATGTGGACATAGAGGGAGATGTGACTGATCCGTGCAGGGg AAACCACGAAAGTCTGAGCTCAGCGATCACCTCAGATCCCGACCCAGACCCCGCATGGAGGCGAGAAGACCTCCTGACT CCGTGGACCCTGGACAGCACAATCAGCGCTGAGAACCGTGCCGTCATAGAGAAGATGCTGCTGGAAGAGGA ATATTATTTCCCTACTAAGCCGTCTGCAGCCAAGTTCTGGTCTGAAGCTAAAGATGGAGACAAACCCTGCATCAAAAG GAGTCCGCAGAAGAAAGTGGCGCGAGTTCC GGCCAGATCCCCATCTAAGTCCGGCAGCAGCTCCGTGAAGTGGAGCGCGGAGGAAAAGGATCTGTTCGAGCAAGGACTG GTCAAGTTTGGCAGACGTTGGACCAGCATTGCCAGACTGATCGGGAGCCGCACCGTGCTACAAGTGAAGAGCTACGCCAGGCAGTACTACAAGAATAAG TGTAAGGTGGAAGATGGAAAGAAAGATTCTCCTGTTCTTAATCTTCTCGGTCTGGAGGATCCCGGAGGGGATGAGCTGTCCGCGTTTCGAGGCCGAGCCGACCCCAATCTCAATGCTGTAAAGATCGAGACGTTGTCGGATGATGAAGAAATCGATATAACGGACGAGCTGCAGGAGGGGCCGGCTGCAGTTGGGGACCCTCACTACCCACGAGAGACTCCAACAGAGGACGTGGAGCATAAAGCCACTGAGCAGGGAGAGGGGCCAAGGACTGACGGCTTGTGTCAGGCGACAGGCCACAATGGCGGCTCTCCCCGTGTGTCTGCGACCCACCGCGACACTCCGGTTCACAGTCCCCAGCAGGAGGCACCGAATCCTGAGGCTCCACTTGCCCCAGACCAGAACGACTGTCCTCCCTCATTACCTTCTCCTGAGCAGGAACAGCAGGAGGAAGAGGACGAGCTGAGACCTCCAGAGCAAGAAGTGGAAATCGAGCGGGAGTTTATATCCGAGGAGGAAAAGCAGGCCATCTCTGAGTTCTTCGAGGGCCGGCAAGCGAAAACTCCGGAGCGATATCTTCGGATCCGTAATTACATCTTGGAGCAATG GAAAAATTGTAAACCAAATTATCTAAACAAAACGTCGGTGCGTCCGGGGCTGAAGAACTGCGGCGATGTGAACTGCATCGGGCGCATCCACACCTACCTGGAATTAATTGGCGCCATTAACTTCGGCTCCG AGCAAGCCGTCTACAACCGGCCGCGACCCGTGGACAGAAGCAAGTGTAAAATGGGCAAGGACGCGCTGGAAGCCTACGAGTTGGCTCATAGCCTGCAGTCTATG CGCACCAGAAGAAGACGCGTCCGAGACCCCTGGGGAAACTGGTGTGACGCCAGAGACCTGGAAGGACAGACATTTGAG CATCTCTCGGCAGAGGAGCTAGCAATCAGACGGGAGAAGATGAAACAGTCAAAGTGCCACAAAGGATCAAGACCATCCAAGAG CTCCTTCGACCCTTTCCAGCTGATTCCCTGCTCGGACTTCACAGAGGAGAAACAG GCGCCATTTCACGTTAAAGTATCAGCGGAGGCCATGTTGATTTTAGATTTG CACGCTCACGTGTCCATGGCGGAAGTCATCGGCCTGTTAGGTGGGAGATATTCAGAAGCCGAGCGTATTGTAGAA ATCTGCGCCGCGGAGCCGTGTAACAGTCTCAGCACCGGACTTCAGTGTGAGATGGATCCCGTGTCCCAGACCCTGGCGTCCGAGGCCCTGCACCTGCGCGGCTACAGCGTCATCGGGTGGTACCACTCCCACCCGGCGTTTGACCCCAACCCTTCACTCCGAGATATCGATACTCAGGCCAAGTACCAG AGTTATTTTTCTCGGGGTGGAGCAAAGTTTTTGGGGATGATTATAAGTCCGTATAATCGCAGTAATCCCCTGCCGCAGTCCCAGCTCTCCTGCCTGGTGATAAGTGACGATCTCAGCGACGATGGAGCATACA GAATACCGTACAGGTTTGATGTAGAGCATTTACCCGGGAAACCTCGCTGGGAAATCGTGTTTGAGAAGACAAGGTGGATCATTGAGAAGTATCGACATTCCCACAG CAGCGTTCCGATGACTAGACGCTTTCGCCAAGACTGCGACCTGACGTGCTTACAGAAG CTCCTGTCGTGTCTGAGGAGGACGCTGGTCCATTCGGCGTGCACGCTGTTCGCGGATGAATTCCTGAACAGGATCGAGGATTATTTCCTCAACAGCTATATAAATATGGCCGATGAGAAGGAGCCGGGGGAAGTGCTGCCCCCCGAGGACACTGGAGGGGAGTGA